A DNA window from Paraburkholderia sp. IMGN_8 contains the following coding sequences:
- the phnF gene encoding phosphonate metabolism transcriptional regulator PhnF, producing MTSNDNATPGTLLERGAGVAVWRQIEQILAAEIAASGFGEEGRLPSEGELAKRFDVNRHTVRRAMLGLAALGLVSVEQGRGTFVQPGAIDYSIGRRTRFTENLRQQHHAAAGTMLSAARVKAEPSVAKALGLRAGASVYRIESLHESDGVPLTFARNWYPAVRFADLPEVLERTGSITKSMAKFGVTDYLRKWSRIGSVLPEPEVARRLNINRQQPVLWVENVDVDLEGTPIKYGFTHFAADRVQLLVEHDV from the coding sequence ATGACATCGAACGACAACGCGACGCCGGGCACGCTGCTCGAACGCGGCGCGGGCGTTGCCGTGTGGCGGCAGATCGAGCAGATTCTTGCCGCGGAAATCGCGGCGAGCGGTTTTGGCGAGGAGGGCCGCTTGCCCAGCGAAGGCGAACTGGCCAAGCGCTTCGACGTGAACCGGCATACCGTGCGCCGGGCGATGCTGGGTCTCGCCGCGCTCGGTCTTGTCAGCGTCGAACAGGGACGCGGCACCTTCGTGCAGCCCGGTGCCATCGACTATTCAATCGGCCGCCGCACACGTTTTACTGAAAACTTGCGGCAGCAGCATCATGCGGCAGCGGGCACGATGCTGTCGGCCGCGCGCGTGAAGGCCGAGCCGAGTGTCGCGAAGGCGCTCGGCCTGCGGGCGGGTGCGTCGGTCTATCGGATCGAATCGCTGCACGAGTCGGACGGCGTGCCGCTCACGTTCGCGCGCAACTGGTATCCGGCGGTGCGTTTCGCGGATCTGCCAGAGGTGCTGGAGCGCACCGGCAGCATCACGAAGTCGATGGCGAAATTCGGCGTGACCGATTACTTGCGCAAGTGGAGCCGCATCGGCAGCGTATTGCCTGAGCCGGAAGTGGCGCGGCGTTTGAATATCAACCGGCAGCAGCCGGTGCTGTGGGTCGAGAACGTCGATGTCGATCTGGAGGGCACGCCGATCAAGTACGGCTTCACGCATTTTGCCGCTGACCGTGTGCAACTGCTCGTGGAGCACGACGTATGA
- a CDS encoding DUF1045 domain-containing protein — protein MSGAVWGADARFAVYYAPSRDSAWWRAGSQWLGRDAESGEECVPPQPEGVTRPLADLTEAPRRYGWHGTLVAPFRLADGVTQHDVLQTAREWAHSQAAFMLPVGAATLGDFVALRPADQDGEANIGAVAASALRSLDALRARPSATDLARRLAAPLSERQRALLVEWGYPYVFDEFRFHMTLSNSLADADERAMLVAWWRAQTPRLGPLAIDHAALFVEPAPSAPFVLWQRVPFQNREVN, from the coding sequence ATGAGCGGCGCCGTCTGGGGCGCTGATGCACGTTTCGCGGTGTACTACGCGCCTTCGCGCGATTCGGCATGGTGGCGGGCGGGATCGCAGTGGTTGGGCCGCGATGCGGAAAGCGGCGAGGAGTGCGTGCCGCCGCAACCGGAAGGCGTGACGCGGCCATTGGCGGATTTGACCGAGGCGCCACGTCGCTATGGATGGCATGGCACATTGGTTGCGCCGTTTCGTCTGGCCGACGGGGTGACTCAGCACGACGTGCTGCAAACGGCGCGTGAATGGGCGCACTCGCAAGCCGCGTTCATGTTGCCGGTAGGAGCCGCGACGCTCGGCGATTTCGTCGCGCTGCGTCCCGCGGATCAGGATGGCGAAGCGAACATCGGTGCCGTCGCCGCAAGCGCGTTGCGGTCGCTCGATGCACTGCGCGCCAGGCCGTCCGCTACCGATCTCGCCCGCCGTCTTGCCGCGCCGCTGAGCGAACGGCAGCGCGCGCTACTGGTCGAATGGGGTTATCCGTACGTCTTCGACGAATTCCGTTTTCACATGACGCTATCCAATTCGCTGGCCGATGCCGATGAGCGTGCGATGCTGGTCGCATGGTGGCGGGCGCAAACGCCCAGGCTCGGGCCGCTCGCAATCGACCACGCGGCGCTCTTTGTCGAGCCTGCGCCCAGCGCGCCGTTCGTGTTGTGGCAACGTGTGCCGTTTCAGAACCGTGAGGTGAATTAA
- the phnN gene encoding phosphonate metabolism protein/1,5-bisphosphokinase (PRPP-forming) PhnN: protein MAGRLIYVMGPSGAGKDSLLGFARRRLMGEPILFAHRYITRPSGNGEEHIALSVEEFAARSVLGLFALEWSSHSLRYGIGIELDAWLARGCTVVVNGSRQHVQHTLARYPRTAVVHVDAAPHILEARLGARARESAEQVTARLARRAPFSLPDGIRCKTIDNSGELDDAGHALIDFLMAHANTR, encoded by the coding sequence ATGGCAGGTCGTTTGATCTATGTAATGGGGCCGTCCGGTGCGGGCAAGGATTCGCTGCTGGGTTTTGCGCGCAGGCGCTTGATGGGCGAACCGATTCTGTTTGCGCATCGCTACATCACGCGGCCGAGCGGCAATGGTGAAGAACATATCGCGCTGAGCGTAGAAGAGTTTGCAGCGCGTTCCGTGCTCGGTCTGTTCGCGCTCGAATGGTCGAGCCATTCGTTGCGTTATGGCATCGGTATCGAACTCGATGCGTGGCTCGCGCGCGGTTGCACGGTGGTCGTCAACGGTTCACGTCAGCATGTGCAGCACACGTTGGCGCGTTATCCGCGCACGGCAGTCGTGCACGTGGACGCTGCGCCGCACATTCTCGAAGCGCGGCTCGGCGCGCGCGCACGCGAGTCCGCGGAACAGGTCACGGCAAGGCTCGCACGGCGTGCGCCGTTTTCGTTGCCTGACGGAATTCGTTGCAAGACGATCGATAACTCGGGTGAACTCGATGACGCTGGCCATGCGTTGATCGATTTTCTGATGGCCCACGCCAACACGCGCTAG
- a CDS encoding IclR family transcriptional regulator yields MSKVLPPSSAVPVSAEPAPDKPGDSYVQSFARGLAVIRAFDATRPEQTLTDVAAAAGLTRAGARRILLTLQTLGYVEAEGRLFRLTPKILDLGFAYLTSMPFWNLAEPVMEELSAQVHESCSAAVLDRTEIVYVLRVPTHKIMTINLSIGSRLPAYCTSMGRVLLAALDDEALDATLSSAPLYAHTPRTVTDKEELKKLIAQVRRQGWAIVDQELEGGLISLSAPIRNRQGRVIAAMNISGNAQRNSARQMVKAFLEPLQRAAQTVSEMVARRG; encoded by the coding sequence ATGAGCAAAGTCCTGCCGCCGTCTTCCGCCGTTCCCGTCAGCGCCGAACCGGCCCCGGACAAACCGGGCGATTCGTATGTGCAGTCGTTCGCGCGCGGCCTCGCGGTGATTCGCGCGTTCGACGCCACGCGCCCCGAACAGACACTGACCGACGTCGCCGCCGCCGCCGGCCTCACGCGCGCGGGCGCGCGCCGCATCCTGTTGACCTTGCAGACGCTCGGCTACGTGGAGGCCGAAGGCCGCCTGTTTCGTCTCACGCCGAAGATTCTCGATCTCGGCTTCGCGTATCTGACCTCGATGCCGTTCTGGAACCTCGCCGAGCCGGTGATGGAAGAACTGTCGGCGCAGGTGCACGAGAGCTGCTCGGCGGCCGTGCTCGATCGCACCGAGATCGTTTATGTGCTGCGCGTGCCGACCCACAAGATCATGACGATCAATCTGTCGATCGGCAGCCGCTTGCCGGCGTATTGCACGTCAATGGGCCGCGTGCTGCTCGCCGCACTCGACGACGAAGCGCTCGACGCGACCCTGAGTTCGGCGCCGCTCTACGCGCACACGCCGCGCACGGTCACCGACAAGGAAGAGCTGAAAAAACTGATCGCACAGGTGCGCCGTCAGGGCTGGGCGATCGTCGATCAGGAACTGGAAGGCGGTCTGATTTCGCTGTCCGCACCGATTCGCAACCGCCAGGGGCGCGTGATCGCGGCGATGAATATCAGCGGCAACGCTCAGCGCAATTCGGCCAGGCAGATGGTGAAGGCGTTTCTGGAACCGTTGCAGCGGGCGGCGCAGACGGTGTCGGAGATGGTGGCGCGACGCGGCTAG
- a CDS encoding FadR/GntR family transcriptional regulator — translation MFDKIPARALSDTVAQQLLKQIDKGTFKRGGKLPTEAVLAQQFGVSRTVIREAISRLKNEGVVEPRQGSGVFVAAHGAIRPLRIDYAEAVEAGSVLQILALRRAIEAEVASEAAMRRSDADMVSIDIALAKIDEAVAEGEDGVAEDVAFHRAIAAATGNPYFLKTLTFLNQYLEAGTLVTRRNEALREDFSRQVREEHAAIAAAIRAGDPMAARNAARTHMYNAARRLAEAGIC, via the coding sequence ATGTTCGACAAGATTCCTGCCCGGGCACTGAGCGACACGGTCGCGCAGCAGCTTCTCAAGCAGATCGACAAAGGCACCTTCAAGCGCGGCGGCAAGCTGCCGACCGAGGCCGTGCTGGCGCAGCAGTTCGGCGTGAGCCGCACGGTGATCCGCGAGGCGATCTCGCGGCTGAAGAACGAAGGCGTGGTCGAGCCGCGCCAGGGCAGCGGCGTGTTCGTCGCCGCGCACGGCGCGATCCGGCCGTTGCGCATCGATTACGCGGAAGCCGTTGAGGCCGGTTCGGTGCTGCAAATCCTCGCGCTGCGGCGGGCGATCGAAGCGGAAGTCGCATCGGAAGCCGCCATGCGCCGCAGCGACGCCGACATGGTGTCGATCGATATCGCGCTCGCGAAGATCGACGAAGCGGTGGCCGAAGGCGAGGACGGCGTCGCCGAGGACGTCGCGTTCCATCGCGCAATCGCTGCGGCCACCGGCAATCCGTATTTCCTCAAAACGCTCACATTCCTGAATCAGTACCTCGAAGCGGGCACCCTGGTGACACGGCGCAACGAAGCGCTGCGCGAGGACTTCTCCCGTCAGGTGCGTGAAGAGCATGCGGCCATCGCCGCCGCGATTCGCGCGGGCGATCCGATGGCGGCGCG